In Desulfobacterales bacterium, a single window of DNA contains:
- a CDS encoding DEAD/DEAH box helicase family protein has product MENPKNIAEQIMKLEQELAALDSIREELKNKISQLRSLQDPDSGIADPIVPYKTIKSKDALSETEKITLFRSLFRGREDVYPRRFESKRSGKSGYQPVCRNEWIRPLCKKPKIKCGECENRNFESLTAEVIRNHLTGKDPNDRYQREFVIGVYPMLTDETCWFLAVDFDKETWFEDAGTYLKTCKNFHIPAYLEKSRSGNGGHVWIFFSEPVPAKLARHLGSFMLTQAMENRPEMGFDSYDRFFPSQDTMPKGGFGNLIALPLQKKVREKGNSIYIDENSEGFTDQWVFLSSVQKMSFDLVRSVVEKAALRGGVLGVRFVSTDEDEISPWLYSPSGRRPDVTIKGPLPEKIDLVLSNQVYISKEGLPPALKNRLIRLAAFQNPEFYKAQAMRFPTYDKPRIVHCCEDFPKHIGLPRGCLEDIEVLLKSLNIKTNIIDERFNGTPINVEFNGTLRPDQQSSADAMMVHDTGVLSASTAFGKTVIAAYLISKRAVNTLILVHRKQLLDQWQARLETFLEGNDKQIGQFGGGKRKPTGIIDVAMIQSLSRKGIVDDIVADYGHIVVDECHHISARSFEIVSRQCKAKFITGLSATVIRKDGHHPIVFDTSNFMERDHCPICRALAQN; this is encoded by the coding sequence TTGGAAAATCCAAAAAACATTGCTGAACAAATTATGAAATTGGAGCAGGAGCTGGCCGCTCTGGATTCAATACGAGAGGAATTGAAAAATAAGATTTCACAGCTCCGCAGCCTTCAAGATCCAGATTCTGGAATAGCAGATCCGATCGTCCCGTATAAAACCATTAAGTCGAAAGACGCATTGTCAGAAACCGAAAAAATTACACTTTTCAGATCGTTGTTCCGCGGCCGGGAGGATGTCTATCCCAGGCGATTTGAAAGTAAGCGTTCCGGAAAAAGCGGATACCAGCCTGTATGCCGCAATGAATGGATTCGACCCCTCTGCAAAAAACCCAAGATCAAATGCGGCGAGTGCGAAAATCGGAATTTTGAATCCCTGACCGCCGAGGTTATTCGAAACCACCTGACAGGGAAAGATCCAAATGATCGATACCAGCGCGAGTTTGTCATCGGCGTCTACCCGATGTTGACTGATGAAACCTGCTGGTTTCTGGCGGTCGATTTCGACAAAGAAACATGGTTTGAAGATGCCGGAACCTATTTAAAAACCTGTAAAAACTTCCATATTCCGGCATACCTGGAAAAGTCCAGATCCGGAAACGGCGGGCATGTCTGGATCTTTTTTTCAGAACCGGTCCCTGCCAAGCTGGCCCGCCATTTAGGTTCCTTCATGTTGACCCAGGCTATGGAAAACAGGCCTGAAATGGGCTTTGATTCATATGACCGTTTTTTTCCCAGCCAGGATACGATGCCGAAAGGTGGTTTTGGAAATCTCATTGCGCTCCCCCTTCAAAAGAAAGTCCGAGAAAAAGGAAACAGCATTTATATTGATGAAAATTCGGAAGGTTTCACCGACCAGTGGGTATTTCTATCATCCGTCCAAAAAATGAGTTTTGATTTGGTGCGGTCCGTCGTTGAAAAAGCCGCTCTCCGGGGCGGAGTGTTGGGAGTCCGTTTCGTCAGTACCGATGAAGATGAGATATCACCCTGGCTATACAGCCCATCCGGCAGAAGGCCCGATGTTACAATCAAGGGGCCATTGCCCGAAAAGATCGACCTGGTACTAAGCAACCAGGTCTACATCAGCAAGGAAGGCCTGCCGCCTGCGTTGAAAAATCGCCTGATCCGATTGGCTGCGTTCCAGAATCCGGAATTTTATAAGGCCCAGGCCATGCGGTTTCCGACGTATGATAAGCCCAGGATTGTTCACTGCTGTGAAGACTTCCCAAAACACATCGGACTGCCAAGGGGGTGTCTGGAAGATATCGAAGTATTATTGAAATCGCTGAACATTAAAACAAATATCATCGATGAACGTTTTAACGGCACCCCTATAAATGTTGAATTCAACGGGACGCTGCGCCCGGACCAACAATCATCAGCAGATGCTATGATGGTACACGACACCGGTGTCTTATCTGCATCGACTGCATTTGGAAAGACCGTCATTGCGGCTTATCTTATTTCCAAACGGGCTGTGAATACACTCATTCTTGTTCATAGAAAACAGTTGCTGGATCAATGGCAGGCTCGTCTTGAAACTTTTCTCGAAGGCAACGACAAGCAGATCGGTCAATTCGGCGGCGGCAAACGAAAACCGACAGGCATCATTGATGTGGCCATGATTCAAAGCCTTAGCAGAAAGGGCATTGTTGACGACATTGTAGCCGATTATGGGCATATTGTTGTGGATGAATGCCATCATATTTCTGCCCGGAGCTTTGAAATTGTTTCCCGTCAGTGCAAGGCCAAATTTATTACAGGCCTTTCAGCAACAGTGATCCGTAAAGACGGCCACCATCCCATTGTTTTTGACACTTCCAATTTCATGGAAAGGGACCATTGCCCAATATGCCGGGCGCTTGCACAGAATTAA